One region of Daphnia pulicaria isolate SC F1-1A chromosome 7, SC_F0-13Bv2, whole genome shotgun sequence genomic DNA includes:
- the LOC124350830 gene encoding LOW QUALITY PROTEIN: phospholipid-transporting ATPase IF-like (The sequence of the model RefSeq protein was modified relative to this genomic sequence to represent the inferred CDS: substituted 2 bases at 2 genomic stop codons) codes for MGWMNHLDRLIRGKQAPLVRNRTINVGSKFHSPLENALSGTSRGEVFVDNRVVSAKYTVWNFIPKNLFEQFRRIANFYFLCIAIIQMSIDSPVNPATSSLPLVFVITVTAIKQGYEDWLRHRNDREVNLRLVDVVQQGSMQQVQSQNIHVGDIVRVKRDESFPCDLVLISTSNNEGKCYITTANLDGETNLKTHYCPKETRQLKTTEQLSAFSACIECQNPTPDLYKFMGTLKIFGDADIENPQLLTKVSLGLENTLLRGARLKDTEFIYGCAVYTGQDTKMAQNSKLTSNKFSTVEKTMNMFLLFFLSILVVEISVCTALKYKMWFSPTIADAWYLNANHSAPVRDVLQDVFSFLVVFNYIIPISLYVTLEMQKFIGSLFFAWDEELRCPITGEIPICNSSDLNEELGQVQYLFTDKTGTLTENNMEFRQCSIAGLKHMEKEGDLFAALDNSARHFNPVHHFTAYLEEFFVGLALCHTVQVSIPTSSKREEVVSSHPGYVNNTFHPDHFDYTYQASSPDEKALVEACRRLGIVFHGEEDGLIRLTVFGQDRYYRRLQVLEFDSNRKRMSTIVLFPDDSIWLICKGAESTIIPNCIGGPINQTLEHINDYALLGLRTLAISARQLTSEQYGGMMEKLNEARQMMVDRELYVSQIFDVIESDMTLLGATGVEDQLQDGVAETLEALRAAGIKVWVLTGDKLETAINIAYSCGHFKRGMQLLTLTAQTSPAECQETLWRLRYVLAFHXTFFLWILXHFILFNIRRRIWDEPIQNFGFVVDGESLAHSLREHRQLLSEVCSHCNTVVCCRMSPIQKAEVVKVVKGFSSKPITAAIGDGANDVSMIQEAHVGIGIMGKEGRQAVRCSDFAFARFRFLRRVLLVHGHWYYWRVSTLVQYFFYKNITFITPAVFFAIFSAYSTQPIYDTFFLTFYNIFFTSWPILIFGLLEQNFTSRQLLENLHLYRDIANNARMSWFQFFKWTLLGLWHSVVIFFGCILLWESDTPFDSRGLTMDFWSFGTLIYTGVIVVVSLKLMLQSRHWTAPFVISILLSVFGFMGLAFLYCGISVDALNNGPLKWVYMNLLSTGPVWLFIVFGVVVALLPDTLIGVWEAYSAGEGVLVNQRCTPGQALRQQLDRTISLLSQSRSGKLQVTLDQTAADQSMHQSASYELRIQRTSARRTPAGLNGGIVSAESTTTYRH; via the exons GCAAAGTACACAGTATGGAACTTTATCcccaaaaatctttttgaGCAATTTAGGCGTATTGCCAACTTTTACTTTCTCTGCATTGCAATAATTCAA atGTCCATTGACAGTCCAGTAAACCCTGCAACGAGTTCACTGCCATTGGTTTTTGTGATAACAGTGACTGCAATCAAGCAAGGGTACGAAGATTGGCTAAGGCACAGGAATGATAGAGAAGTGAATCTAAGATTGGTAGATGTTGTTCAACAAGGATCAATGCAG CAAGTACAATCACAAAACATTCACGTCGGAGATATCGTGCGAGTGAAACGTGACGAAAGTTTTCCCTGTGATCTGGTGCTCATTTCAACATCAAATAATGAGGGCAAATGCTATATTACCACTGCTAATTTGGACGGTGAAACGAATTTAAAG ACACATTACTGTCCAAAGGAAACAAGACAGCTGAAGACTACTGAACAGCTATCTGCCTTTTCGGCGTGCATCGAATGTcaaaatcccactcctgatcTTTACAAGTTTATgggaactttgaaaatctttgGTGACGCTGATATCGAGAACCCGCAACTGTTGACGAAGGTATCGCTTGGCTTGGAAAACACGCTCCTTCGTGGCGCCAGACTCAAAGACACTGAATTCATTTATG GATGCGCTGTTTACACTGGACAAGACACGAAAATGGCACAGAATTCCAAATTGACCAGCAATAAATTTTCAACGGTTGAAAA gacAATGAATATGTTcctcttgttttttctctcgattCTCGTGGTAGAGATTTCTGTCTGTACTGCCCTGAAGTACAAGATGTGGTTCTCGCCTACTAtag CTGATGCGTGGTATTTGAATGCCAATCATTCAGCTCCAGTGAGGGATGTGCTGCAGGACGTCTTCTCCTTTCTCGTCGTATTTAACTACATTATTCCCATTTCTCTCTATGTCACCTTGG AAAtgcaaaaatttattggaagTCTGTTCTTCGCTTGGGACGAAGAATTGCGTTGTCCAATTACCGGTGAGATTCCAATTTGTAATTCGTCAGATTTGAATGAAGAGTTAGGACAA GTTCAATACCTTTTTACCGATAAGACCGGTACTTTAACCGAAAACAACATGGAATTCCGCCAATGCTCCATTGCTGGACTAAAGCACATGGAAAAAGAAGGCGATCTCTTTGCCGCTCTTGATAACAGCGCAAGACATTTCAATCCTGTTCATCACTTTACT GCTTATCTTGAAGAATTTTTCGTTGGTTTGGCGCTATGCCATACGGTGCAGGTAAGCATCCCCACCAGTAGTAAACGTGAAGAAGTGGTTAGTTCTCATCCGGGATACGTCAACAACACCTTTCATCCCGATCACTTTGACTATACTTATCAAGCGTCTAGTCCAGATGAAAAAGCTCTCGTCGAAGCTTGTCGGAg GTTGGGAATTGTCTTTCATGGGGAGGAAGATGGTTTGATTCGCCTTACTGTATTTGGCCAAGATCGGTATTATCGCCGGCTTCAGGTGCTCGAGTTTGACTCGAATCGCAAGCGAATGTCAACCATTGTTCTGTTCCCAGATGATAGTATCTGGCTTATTTGCAAAGGTGCTGAAAGCACGATAATTCCCAATTGTATTGGTGGTCCAATCAACCAAACTCTTGAACATATCAACGATTACGCACTT ttgggattgcggaccttggcgatATCAGCCAGGCAACTTACTTCTGAACAATATGGGGGcatgatggaaaaattaaacgAAGCTAGACAGATGATGGTTGACCGAGAATTATACGTTAGCCAGATCTTTGATGTTATCGAGAGTGACATGACTCTTCTAGGTGCTACCGGAGTTGAAGATCAACTTCAGGACGGTGTAGCAGAAACGCTCGAGGCTCTCAGGGCCGCTGGGATCAAG GTTTGGGTCTTGACTGGCGACAAGCTGGAAACGGCCATTAATATCGCCTACTCGTGTGGGCATTTTAAACGGGGAATGCAGTTATTGACACTTACTGCACAGACCTCACCCGCAGAATGCCAAGAGACATTGTGGAGATTAAGGTACGTACTCGCATTTCATTGAACGTTTTTTCTTTGGATCTTGTAACATTTTATTCTGTTTAATATTAGACGACGTATTTGGGATGaaccaattcaaaattttggcTTCGTCGTCGATGGTGAATCTCTTGCTCATTCTCTCAGAGAGCATAGACAACTTTTATCTGAAGTTTGCAGCCATTGTAATACGGTTGTTTGTTGTCGAATGTCTCCCATCCAAAAAGCAGAA GTGGTGAAAGTTGTGAAAGGGTTCTCCTCCAAACCTATTACAGCTGCTATTGGTGATGGAGCCAATGACGTCTCAATGATCCAAGAGGCCCATGTAGGAATTG GTATTATGGGTAAAGAAGGGCGACAGGCTGTTCGGTGTTCAGATTTCGCTTTTGCGAGATTCCGTTTTCTGCGGCGAGTGCTACTTGTTCATGGCCACTGGTATTACTGGCGGGTCTCTACTCTTGTTCAGTACTTTTTCTACAAGAACATTACCTTCATTACTCCGGCGGTCTTTTTCGCCATCTTCAGCGCTTATTCCACGCAG CCGATTTATGATACGTTTTTCCTGACGTTTTACAATATCTTTTTTACATCGTGgcctattttgatttttggtcTCCTCGAGCAAAACTTTACCTCTCGTCAGTTGCTCGAAAATCTCCATCTCTACAGGGACATTGCCAACAACGCTCGTATGAGTTGGTTTCAGTTTTTCAAGTGGACACTTTTAG GTCTCTGGCATTCCGTGGTCATCTTTTTCGGCTGTATACTTCTTTGGGAATCGGATACGCCTTTCGATTCGCGCGGTCTCACTATGGACTTTTGGAGTTTTGGAACGCTAATCTATACTGGTGTCATTGTCGTTGTGAGCTTGAAG TTGATGCTTCAATCTCGTCATTGGACTGCCCCCTTTGTGATCTCGATCCTGCTCTCCGTTTTCGGATTTATGGGTCTCGCCTTTTTATACTGTGGGATCTCAGT CGACGCGCTGAATAATGGGCCGTTAAAATGGGTTTACATGAATTTGCTCTCTACTGGACCTGTGTGGCTGTTCATCGTTTTTGGAGTAGTGGTTGCTCTCTTGCCTGATACTCTCATCGGTGTGTGGGAAGCTTACTCCGCTGGCGAAGGCGTCCTTGTCAATCAG CGGTGTACCCCCGGTCAAGCACTTAGGCAACAGCTTGACCGAACCATCTCGCTGCTCTCTCAGTCGCGAAGCGGCAAATTACAAGTGACGCTGGATCAAACTGCGGCCGACCAAAGTATGCACCAATCGGCGTCGTACGAACTGCGTATTCAAAGGACTAGCGCTAGGAGAACGCCAGCAGGATTGAACGG AGGTATCGTCAGCGCAGAGTCGACCACAACCTATCGACACTAA